One genomic window of Punica granatum isolate Tunisia-2019 chromosome 1, ASM765513v2, whole genome shotgun sequence includes the following:
- the LOC116193133 gene encoding DDRGK domain-containing protein 1 — protein MEEVLVAILSMLLIVALIPLYLWRRQHDSRSRDHAEEEEEEEEAQQAPQRETVVRAIGSRRMRRRPAAGASSSSAPPPTLEEEDADSEEEEEAVAGGHELRASKKKGRRRQEREAMRQAEEAAHESRRTKQDHYAEMRRRKDEEHEAKERMLEEEAKARKAREEEAAALEFEKWKGEFSVDEEGTTENEVQDGNQGLLTNFVDYIKKNKCVPLEDLAAEFKLRTQECINRINSLESMGRLSGVMDDRGKYIYISLEEMQAVADYIKRQGRVSISHLASKSNQFIDLEPKAQFVEEISSMEEISVS, from the exons ATGGAGGAGGTTTTAGTTGCTATACTTTCCATGCTTCTCATAGTAGCCCTTATCCCGCTGTATCTGTGGAGAAGGCAGCATGATTCCCGATCGAGGGATCAcgcagaggaggaagaggaagaagaagaagctcagCAG GCTCCGCAAAGAGAAACTGTAGTACGTGCAATTGGGAGCCGGAGGATGCGGCGGAGGCCGGCTGCTGGTGCCAGTAGTTCATCTGCTCCTCCTCCAACCTTAGAAG AGGAGGATGCGGATagcgaggaggaggaggaggctgtggctggaggccatgagctTAGAGCatcaaagaagaagggaaggagAAGGCAAGAGCGAGAAGCAATGCGACAG GCTGAAGAAGCTGCACATGAATCCAGAAGAACAAAGCAAGACCACTATGCAGAGATGCGGAGGAGGAAGGATGAGGAGCATGAGGCAAAAGAGCGCATGCTG gaagaagaagccaaGGCTCGCAAAGCTAGGGAGGAGGAAGCTGCTGCTCTGGAATTTGAAAAGTGGAAAGGGGAATTCTCGGTCGATGAGGAAGGCACTACGGAAAATGAAGTCCAAGACGGGAATCAGGGTTTGCTTACTAATTTTGTGGATTACATAAAG AAAAACAAATGCGTTCCCCTAGAAGATCTTGCAGCAGAATTCAAGCTCAGGACTCAG GAATGCATCAACCGTATCAATTCGCTGGAAAGTATGG GGCGTCTCTCTGGGGTTATGGATGATCGAGGgaaatacatatacatatcccTGGAAGAAATGCAGGCTGTTGCAGACTACATCAAGCGCCAAGGCAGGGTTAGCATTTCCCACCTGGCGAGCAAGTCGAACCAGTTCATCGATCTTGAGCCTAAAGCCCAGTTTGTGGAGGAAATCAGCAGCATGGAGGAAATTTCCGTCAGCTGA